The uncultured Subdoligranulum sp. genomic sequence GAGTTTTCGCTGCCCTCCGGCTTCTACGACGAGCCGGTGGCGGTGGAACTCTCGGCCGATGACCCCGACGCGCTGATCTTCTATACCACCGACGGCAGTGACCCCGCCGATAACGGCACGCTCTACACGGGCCCCGTCACGGTGGAAAGCCGGGCAGGGGAGCCCAACGAATACGCCTCGCTGCCCAGCCGGTTCGGGTACGGCTACTCGGAGTTCATCAAGAACTACGCCTACGACTACGCCCCCGACCCGGTGGACAAGGCCACCACCCTCACAGTGCGGCTCTATAAGGACGGTCAGTGGTCCGACGAGTGCAGTTCGGCCACCTACTGGGTGGGGGTGGAACCCCACACGCTGCCGGTGGTCAGCGTCACGGCGGACCCCGACGACCTGTTCGGGCCAGAGGGCATCTACACGCCGGGCACCAGCTACTTCACGGCGGTGCAGCAGGGCCAGCTGGACCACTCCGCCAACTTCATGAACGGCGGGGACATCGACGCCCGCATCCAGGTGGAAGGCCTGGCGGGGAACGAGGCGCTGGAGGCGGAGATCTCGGTGGGCGGCCAGGCCTCCCGCATGTGGTCGCTGCTGAAAAACCTTTCGGTCCGCTTCGATGAGGAAAGCCGCCAGCGGCTGGAGGAGACCGGGGACCTGGACGATCTGGCGGGCTTTTCTCTCAAGGGCCCCGGCAACGGCTCCTGGCAGTACTTCTATGTGGACGGCTTCTGGAGCAATTACCTCTACCAGAAAAACCTGGGCTCCCAGTACAGCATCCCGGTGATCCTCTATCTGGAGGATGAATACTGGGGCATCTACTGCATCCGGCCCAGCAAGGACGAGACCTTTGTGGCGGACCAGTTCGGGGTGGACGCGGACGCCGTGACGATCATCGCCACCGGGCGGGACGACACCGAACAGCAGGTCTTCGACCTGGCCGCCCAGGTGGAGGCCCTGCCCACCGACGAAGCCTCCTGGCAGTGGCTCAACGAAACTTTCGATGTGCCGGGTTTCATCGACTACCTGATCCCCCACATCTATTCCAACAACTGGGACGGCGTGCGCACGGCGGGCAACACCATTCTGTGGAAGGCGGATGCCGGTTCCTCGGCCCGCTATACCGACGGAAAGTGGCGGTTCCTCTTCAACGATTTCGACCAGACGATGAACTACGGGTTCATGGATTCCATCGACGATCTGCTGAATAACCCGGCGGACGACGGCAACGTGCAGCGGCTGCTCTTCCAGAAACTGTGGCAGTACGAGGAATTCCGCGCCATGTTCGCCGAAAAATTCCGCGCCGAGATGACCACCACCTACGCGCCGGAGAACATCCTGCCGGCCTTCGAGGCGTGGTGCGAGGAGCTGGAACCCGAGATGGAGCGCAACATCACCCGCCAGAAGGTGGAGACCACCCTGCTGGCACCGCTGGCCGACAAACTCACCGACACCCAGTCCGATGTGCAGACCATGACGATGGAACAGTGGCAGGCCGATTACGCCACCCTCTGCGATTTCCTGGAAAACCGCGCCGACGACCTGCTGGAATACCTGGATGTAAACCTGGCCGAAGCCGAAACCGGTATCGGACCCACACAGTAAAGGATGACGAACGATGAGCAAACGTCAAATTCTGGAATACCTGCTGGAGAGCAACACCAGCATCTCCCTCACCCAGGTCTGCCTGTCGCTGGCCATGGCGGTGGTGCTGGGCATGCTTCTCTACTTTGTCTACCGCAAGACCTACCGCGGCACCGTCTACTCCAAGGACTTCAACCTGACGCTGCTGCTGGTGGCCATCATCACCACGCTGGTCATGCAGGCCATCGGCTCCAACCTGGCGCTGAGCCTCGGCATGGTGGGCAGCTTGTCCATCATCCGTTTCCGCACCGCCGTCAAGGAACCCCGGGACATCGCCTTTCTGTTCTGGGCCATTGCCATCGGCCTGACCTGCGGCAGTGAGATGTATCTCATCGGCCTGCTGGGCAGCGTGGTGCTCACCGTGGTGGTGTGCCTGGCCAACCTGGACCTCTACGACACCACCACCTACCTGCTGGTGCTGCGCACCGGCACCGGCGCCGTGGACGAGGCTGCCCTTGCCGCCGTGCTGAAAAAGCATACCCGGGCCTGGAAGCTGCGGATGCGCAACCAGATGGCCGACACCGAGGAATTCACCTACGAAGTCTCCTTCACCCGCAAGCAGAGCGCCGGCGCGCTGAGCGGCCAGGTGCGGGAGGCGGTGGGCGCCGACAAGATCCGCAGCCTGAACCTGGTGAGCTACAGCGGGGAAACGCTGTAATGGCCGCCGAACTGCAGGTCCGCCGCTACGAGGAAAAGTACCTGCTCTCTCCGGCCCAGGCCGCCGTGCTGGAATCCCTGCTGGACGGCGTGCTGCCCCGGGACAGATACTCGGCGGCGGGGGCCTACTTCATCCGCAGCCTCTATTTTGATACGCCGGGAAACGCCGACTACCAGGACAAACTGCTGGGCGTCAGCGAGCGCAAAAAGCTGCGGCTGCGGCTCTACGACCTGCGGGCGGCGCAGCTCAAGCTGGAGATCAAGGCCAAGCGGGCCAGGACCTCCCACAAGCAGAGCGCCCTGCTGGACCGGGATACCGCCCAGGCGCTGATCGCGGGGGATGCCGCCCCGCTGCTGGCGGGCGGCCCGGCGTCCCGGGCGGCCTACGCCCTTCTGCAGGGGGAGAGCCGCATCCCGGCGGCCCTCATCGATTACGAGCGGACGGCCTGGATCTTCCCGGTGGGGCGGACCCGCATCACGCTGGACCGCCATGTGCGGGCCGCCAAGAGCACGTCGCTGTTCGCAGCGGATGTGCCCATGGTGGAGGTGCTGGCCCCCAAAACGGTCCTGGAGATCAAATACGACCAGCCGCTGCCCGGCTGGCTGGGCCGGATGCTCAGCAGTGTGCCGGGCACGCCGCTGAGCATCAGCAAATATGCACTGGCCCGGGCGGCGCTCTATTAAAAAAGGAAAAACGGTAAATTTTATGCGAACTGACTTGATTTCCAGCCGCGAAAATCCTAAAATCAAATACGCCTGCTTGCTGCGGGATTCCGAGAAGCAGCGCGCCGCCGACGGGCTTTTCTTTGCCGAGGGGCCCAAGCTCTGCCTGGAACTGGCCAAGAGCTGCACCCCCCGCACGGCCTACGCCACCGAGGCGGCCCTGACCAAGACCCCGGCTCTGGCGGCCCTGCACCCGGTGCCGGTGGCGCCGTCGGTGGCGGAAAAGCTGGCCGGCACCAAATCCAGCCAGGACGTTTTTGTGCTGTTTGAGACCCCCCGGCCCGACCCCGCCGTGCTGACCACGGCCCGGCGGCTTCTGGCCCTGGAGGGGGTGCAGGACCCCGGCAACGTGGGCACCCTGCTGCGCAGCGCCGCGGCCTTCGGCTTTGACGCTGTGGTGCTGGGGCCCGGGTGCGCGGCGCCCTTCTCGCCCAAGACGCTGCGGTCCTCCATGGGAGCGGCGGGGCGGCTGCCGGTAGTACGCACCGACGACCTGCCCGCCACCCTGCATGCCCTGCGGGACCGGGGCGTGACCTGCCTTGCGGCGGCACTCTACCGCTCCCGTCCGCTGGACGAGGCGGGCCGGGAATTCCCCGGCGGCCTCTGCGTGGTCATCGGCAGCGAGGGCCAGGGCCTCACCGACGATACGGTGCAGGCCTGCGACGAAGCGGTGCGCATCCCCATGACCGACCGGGTGGAGAGCCTGAACGCCGGTGTGGCGGGCAGCGTGCTGCTGTGGCATTTCCGCGGAGTGTGACGATGGACAAGAAACTTGCCTGGCTGTGGCTGGCCGACGCCGTCGGTTCCGCCTGCCAGTATGCCCGGGAACTGCTGGCCCTCTGGCCCGACCCGGAACAGTTCTGGCTGGCCCTGCAGGAGGACCCCGCCCGCATGCCGGCCTTTGTGAGCAAACACGCGGCGGCCCGGCTGGAGAGCGCCACCCCCTATGACTTTGAGGAGCGGATGGACCACTGCCTGCTCACCGGGGTGGAGGCGCTCACCCCCGACGACCCGGACTATCCCGCCCGGCTACGGGAGATCCCCGACCTGCCGCTGGTGCTCTATGTCACCGGCGACAAGACCTGCCTCAACGGCCACCGCTATGCGGCCATGGTGGGCACCCGGCGGCCCAGCGCCTACGGGCGGCAGGCCGCCTATGAGTTGTCCCTGGGGGCGGCCAAGGCCGGGGTGGTCATCGTCAGCGGTCTGGCCGACGGGCTGGACAGCGAAGGCCACCGCGCCGCCGTGGAGGCGGGCATGCCCACCATCGCGTTTCTGGGCACGGCCATCGATGTGACCTTCCCCAGTTCCAACACCACGCTGCGCCAACGCATCGAAGCGCTGGGCGGCGCGGTCTGCAGTGAATATCCGCCCCACTACAGGGGCAAAACAACGGGAACCTTTCTGGCGCGCAACCGGCTCATCGCGGCCCAGGCCCAGGTGGTCTGTGTGGCGGAAGCCCGGCTGCGCAGCGGCACCCTCAACACGGTGCACCACGCCGAGGACTACGGCCGCCCGGTGCTGGCCGTGCCGGGCAGCATCTACAGCGCCATGAGCCAGGGCACCAACGAGCTGCTGCGCACCCACCGGGCGGAGGTACTCTGCCGCGCCCAGGACATTCTGGAACGGCTGGGGGCCGAGGCGCAGCCCGCCGCGGCGGAACTGCCCGCCTTTTCCCCGGCATCGGTGAGCGCCGACGCCCGGGCGGTCTACGAAAAACTGGGCCCCACCCCCCAGGGCATCGACGCCCTGTGTGCGGCTACCGGCCTGCCCGCCAACCGGGTGCTGGCGGCCTGTACCGAGCTGGAACTGTTCGGCGGCGCCCAGGCGCAGCCGGGCCGGCGGTACATCGCTTTATAAAGGAAATCAGGAGGAGACTATGGCAAAACTGGTCATTGTGGAATCGCCCGCCAAGGCTAAGACCATCGGCAAGTATCTGGGGCGAAACTATAAAGTCACCGCCAGCATGGGCCACGTGCGCGACCTGCCGGCGAGCCAGCTGGGCATTGACGTGGAGCACGGCTACACCCCCAAATATATCACCATCAAGGGCAAGCAGAAGCTGGTCAAGGAGCTGAAAGCCGAGGCCAAAAAGGCGGACGGCGTGCTGCTGGCCACCGACCCGGACCGGGAAGGGGAGGCCATCAGCTGGCATCTGGCCAACATTCTGGGGCTGGACCCGTCGGCGCCCAACCGGGTGACCTTTGACGAGATCACCAAGAAGGGCGTCCAGGAGGGCATGGCCCATCCCCGGGCCATCAACATGGACCTCTTCAACGCCCAGCAGGCCCGGCGGGAGCTGGACCGTCTGGTGGGCTACAAGCTCAGCCCGTTCCTCTGGCGCAAGGTACGCCGGGGCCTTTCCGCCGGCCGCGTCCAGAGCGTGGCGGTGCGGCTCATCCGGGACCGGGAGCTGGAAATCGAAAACTTCAAGCCCGACGAATACTGGAACATCGACGCCACCCTGCATCCCCAGGGCAGCCGCAGCAACTTTGTGGCGCGGCTCACTGCCGGGGCGGACGGCAAAAAGCTGACCGTCACCAACAAGGAGCAGGCCGACGCCATCGTGGCGGCGCTGGACGGCAAGGAATACGTCATCTCCAAGCTGGAAAAGGGCAAGCGCCGCCGTCAGCCCGCGCCGCCCTTCATCACCTCTACTTTGCAGCAGGACGCCAGCCGCGCCTACGGCTTCTCGGCCACCCGCACCATGCGGGCCGCCCAGACCCTCTACGAAGGCGTGGACATCGCCGGCCACGGTACCGTGGGTCTGATCACCTACATGCGTACCGACAGCCTGCGCATCGCCGACGAGGCCGCAGCAGCAGCCAAGCGGTTCATCGCGGGCCGCTGGGGGGACAACTACGTCTGCAAGACTCAGCGCAAGTGGAAGTCCCGCTCCGCCACGGTGGCCCAGGACGCCCACGAAGCCATCCGTCCCTCCATGCCGGACCTGACCCCCGACGAGGTGGAAAAGAGCATCAGCGGCGACACCGCCAAGCTCTACCGGCTGATCTGGAGCCGTTTTATGGCCAGCCAGATGGCGGACTGCGTGCAGGATACCGTCTCGGTGACCATCACGGCGGGGGACTACCTCTTCCGGGCCTCGGGCTTCCGGGTGGCCTTCGAGGGCTTCACCGCCCTCTATGAGGAGTCCACCGACGACAAGCAGAAGAAGGAGACCGCCCTGCCCGAACTGGAACAGGGCCAGACCCTCCAGCTGAAATCCCTGACAGCGGACCAGAAATTCACCCAGCCGCCGCCGCTCTACACCGAGGCCACCCTCATCCACGCCCTGGAGGAGAACGGCATCGGCCGTCCCTCCACCTACGCGCCCATCATCACCACCATTGTGGACCGGGGCTATGTGGAGAAGGACCAGAAAAAGCTCAAGACCACACCCCTGGGCCAGGCGGTGAACCAGGTCATGATGGAGCAGTTCCCGGCCATCGTGGATGTGAAGTTCAGCGCCGACATGGAGAAAAAGCTGGACGTGGTGGAAGCGGGCCAGGCCGACTGGGTCAAAACCGTGGATGAATTCTACCAGGGCTTTGCCAAGAGCTTGGAAAAGGCCGAGAAGAACATGGAGGGCAAGCGGGTCAAGGTGGAGGACATCCCCACCGACGAGATCTGCGAAAAGTGCGGCCGTCCCATGGTCATCAAGTCGGGGCGGTACGGCAAGTTCGTGGCCTGTTCGGGCTTCCCGGAGTGCCGCAACGCCCACCCGCTGGTCAAGGATACCGGCGGGCTGTGCCCGTTGTGCGGCGGCCACATGCTGGTGCGCAAGAGCGCCAAGGGCCGCATCTACTACGGCTGCGGCAACTACCCCAAGTGCAACTTCATGACCTGGGACGAGCCGGTGCCGGAAAAGTGCCCCCAGTGCGGCGCCACCCTTTTCAAGAAGAAGGGCCAGCTCTACTGCGCCAAGGAGGGTTGCGGCTTTGTGAAGCCGGTGGAAAAGAAATAACCAGCGGGGTACGCCCCGCCCATTCCCGTGGAGGAAAGTATGCAATGTAAGATCATTGGGGCCGGTCTGGCCGGGTGCGAAGCCGCGCTCTGGCTGGCCGACGCCGGGGTGCAGGTGGACCTGTACGAGCAGAAACCCGGCAAGTTTTCCCCCGCCCATAAAAGCGCCGGTTTTGCCGAGCTGATCTGCTCCAACTCGCTGAAAGCCGAGCGCCCAGACTCCGCCTCCGGCCTGCTGAAGCTGGAGATGCGCACCATGGGCAGCCACCTGCTGCCCGCCGCCGAGACCGCCCGGGTGGCCGCCGGCGGTGCCCTGGCGGTGGACCGGGATGTCTTCTCGGCCGCCGTCACGGACCAGGTGGAGCGCCACCCCAACATCACGATTCACCGGGAGGAAGTCACCGCTCTTGACGAGAGCG encodes the following:
- a CDS encoding CotH kinase family protein, which gives rise to MSTAANKLMRFLPPVLALAALGGACLWEVDRVAARSRGYGDKPVVINELCAHNLSGLQDGNGNCGDWIELYNPGGGTVDLSGWTLTDDKDDPGRWTFPEGTVLKEYLVLFADGTGTVDGAGYCHTSFSLKTRGETLYLYNADGELVDRLKYPEQGFDITYGRAFGNGEDKGTFATATPGAANPADFLDQHREASLGRAEFSLPSGFYDEPVAVELSADDPDALIFYTTDGSDPADNGTLYTGPVTVESRAGEPNEYASLPSRFGYGYSEFIKNYAYDYAPDPVDKATTLTVRLYKDGQWSDECSSATYWVGVEPHTLPVVSVTADPDDLFGPEGIYTPGTSYFTAVQQGQLDHSANFMNGGDIDARIQVEGLAGNEALEAEISVGGQASRMWSLLKNLSVRFDEESRQRLEETGDLDDLAGFSLKGPGNGSWQYFYVDGFWSNYLYQKNLGSQYSIPVILYLEDEYWGIYCIRPSKDETFVADQFGVDADAVTIIATGRDDTEQQVFDLAAQVEALPTDEASWQWLNETFDVPGFIDYLIPHIYSNNWDGVRTAGNTILWKADAGSSARYTDGKWRFLFNDFDQTMNYGFMDSIDDLLNNPADDGNVQRLLFQKLWQYEEFRAMFAEKFRAEMTTTYAPENILPAFEAWCEELEPEMERNITRQKVETTLLAPLADKLTDTQSDVQTMTMEQWQADYATLCDFLENRADDLLEYLDVNLAEAETGIGPTQ
- a CDS encoding DUF4956 domain-containing protein, with amino-acid sequence MSKRQILEYLLESNTSISLTQVCLSLAMAVVLGMLLYFVYRKTYRGTVYSKDFNLTLLLVAIITTLVMQAIGSNLALSLGMVGSLSIIRFRTAVKEPRDIAFLFWAIAIGLTCGSEMYLIGLLGSVVLTVVVCLANLDLYDTTTYLLVLRTGTGAVDEAALAAVLKKHTRAWKLRMRNQMADTEEFTYEVSFTRKQSAGALSGQVREAVGADKIRSLNLVSYSGETL
- a CDS encoding polyphosphate polymerase domain-containing protein, producing MAAELQVRRYEEKYLLSPAQAAVLESLLDGVLPRDRYSAAGAYFIRSLYFDTPGNADYQDKLLGVSERKKLRLRLYDLRAAQLKLEIKAKRARTSHKQSALLDRDTAQALIAGDAAPLLAGGPASRAAYALLQGESRIPAALIDYERTAWIFPVGRTRITLDRHVRAAKSTSLFAADVPMVEVLAPKTVLEIKYDQPLPGWLGRMLSSVPGTPLSISKYALARAALY
- a CDS encoding RNA methyltransferase — translated: MRTDLISSRENPKIKYACLLRDSEKQRAADGLFFAEGPKLCLELAKSCTPRTAYATEAALTKTPALAALHPVPVAPSVAEKLAGTKSSQDVFVLFETPRPDPAVLTTARRLLALEGVQDPGNVGTLLRSAAAFGFDAVVLGPGCAAPFSPKTLRSSMGAAGRLPVVRTDDLPATLHALRDRGVTCLAAALYRSRPLDEAGREFPGGLCVVIGSEGQGLTDDTVQACDEAVRIPMTDRVESLNAGVAGSVLLWHFRGV
- the dprA gene encoding DNA-processing protein DprA, translating into MDKKLAWLWLADAVGSACQYARELLALWPDPEQFWLALQEDPARMPAFVSKHAAARLESATPYDFEERMDHCLLTGVEALTPDDPDYPARLREIPDLPLVLYVTGDKTCLNGHRYAAMVGTRRPSAYGRQAAYELSLGAAKAGVVIVSGLADGLDSEGHRAAVEAGMPTIAFLGTAIDVTFPSSNTTLRQRIEALGGAVCSEYPPHYRGKTTGTFLARNRLIAAQAQVVCVAEARLRSGTLNTVHHAEDYGRPVLAVPGSIYSAMSQGTNELLRTHRAEVLCRAQDILERLGAEAQPAAAELPAFSPASVSADARAVYEKLGPTPQGIDALCAATGLPANRVLAACTELELFGGAQAQPGRRYIAL
- the topA gene encoding type I DNA topoisomerase, encoding MAKLVIVESPAKAKTIGKYLGRNYKVTASMGHVRDLPASQLGIDVEHGYTPKYITIKGKQKLVKELKAEAKKADGVLLATDPDREGEAISWHLANILGLDPSAPNRVTFDEITKKGVQEGMAHPRAINMDLFNAQQARRELDRLVGYKLSPFLWRKVRRGLSAGRVQSVAVRLIRDRELEIENFKPDEYWNIDATLHPQGSRSNFVARLTAGADGKKLTVTNKEQADAIVAALDGKEYVISKLEKGKRRRQPAPPFITSTLQQDASRAYGFSATRTMRAAQTLYEGVDIAGHGTVGLITYMRTDSLRIADEAAAAAKRFIAGRWGDNYVCKTQRKWKSRSATVAQDAHEAIRPSMPDLTPDEVEKSISGDTAKLYRLIWSRFMASQMADCVQDTVSVTITAGDYLFRASGFRVAFEGFTALYEESTDDKQKKETALPELEQGQTLQLKSLTADQKFTQPPPLYTEATLIHALEENGIGRPSTYAPIITTIVDRGYVEKDQKKLKTTPLGQAVNQVMMEQFPAIVDVKFSADMEKKLDVVEAGQADWVKTVDEFYQGFAKSLEKAEKNMEGKRVKVEDIPTDEICEKCGRPMVIKSGRYGKFVACSGFPECRNAHPLVKDTGGLCPLCGGHMLVRKSAKGRIYYGCGNYPKCNFMTWDEPVPEKCPQCGATLFKKKGQLYCAKEGCGFVKPVEKK